A single Arachnia propionica DNA region contains:
- a CDS encoding SDR family NAD(P)-dependent oxidoreductase, translated as MSNAPKVRGAFLTALNRPVLVRPSDAEATIVLDAATIPADVSLPVVVRLGEETYEVTATPRGEREISGRVALVTGGAQGFGAEIAKGLVDQGCFVFIADLNGDGAAAKCAELGAELTHPIIVNVADEESVAAMAAEVERVAGGLDLVISNAGIVRAGSVLEQDTSAFRLSTDINYVAFFLVTKHLGGLLARQHEAAPGWLTDIIQINSKSGLVGSNKNAAYAGSKFGGIGLVQSFALELVEHGIKVNAVCPGNFYDGPLWSDPDRGLFVQYLNSGKVPGATTIEDVRAFYEAKVPMRRGTTGIDVLRAIYYIVEQAYETGQAVPVTGGQVMLSA; from the coding sequence ATGAGCAATGCCCCGAAGGTGAGGGGAGCGTTCCTCACCGCCTTGAACCGTCCCGTCCTGGTGCGCCCCAGCGACGCCGAGGCCACCATCGTCCTCGACGCGGCCACCATCCCCGCCGACGTCTCACTGCCCGTGGTGGTGCGGCTGGGGGAGGAGACCTACGAGGTCACCGCCACCCCGCGCGGCGAACGCGAGATCAGCGGCCGCGTCGCCCTGGTCACCGGCGGCGCGCAGGGTTTCGGCGCGGAGATCGCCAAGGGCCTTGTTGACCAAGGCTGTTTCGTTTTCATCGCCGACCTCAACGGCGACGGGGCCGCCGCCAAGTGCGCGGAACTCGGCGCGGAACTCACCCACCCCATCATCGTGAACGTCGCCGACGAGGAATCCGTCGCTGCGATGGCCGCCGAGGTGGAGCGGGTCGCGGGCGGGCTCGACCTGGTGATCTCCAACGCCGGGATCGTGCGCGCCGGATCCGTGCTGGAACAGGACACCTCCGCGTTCAGGCTCTCCACCGACATCAACTACGTCGCGTTCTTCCTCGTCACCAAACACCTGGGCGGTCTCCTCGCACGCCAACACGAGGCCGCGCCCGGGTGGCTCACCGACATCATCCAGATCAACTCGAAATCCGGGCTCGTCGGCTCCAACAAGAACGCCGCCTACGCCGGCTCCAAGTTCGGCGGCATCGGTCTGGTGCAGTCGTTTGCGCTGGAACTCGTCGAACACGGCATCAAGGTCAATGCCGTGTGTCCCGGGAACTTCTATGACGGCCCGCTGTGGTCCGACCCCGACCGGGGGCTGTTCGTGCAGTACCTCAACTCCGGGAAGGTGCCCGGCGCGACAACGATCGAGGATGTGCGGGCGTTCTACGAGGCCAAGGTGCCGATGCGCCGCGGCACCACCGGCATCGATGTGCTGCGCGCCATCTACTACATCGTCGAACAGGCCTACGAAACCGGCCAGGCCGTGCCCGTCACGGGCGGCCAGGTCATGCTCAGCGCCTGA
- a CDS encoding alcohol dehydrogenase catalytic domain-containing protein — protein sequence MSDIPATQHAIQIVGVDEFVLNPAKPVDEVGPHQMLLKVEACGICFSDTKLLHAFDSHPRKAEVISGIAPEALAEIPGYRPGGRATVPGHEPVGCIIAAGEQVTHFEVGDRVLVQADWKHLRTPKSNGAFGYNFEGALQEYVVIDERCVVSPSGEEFLIHVTDGPSAAAVGLIEPWATVEGSYAWAERNHVADGGRLLVVGDGDLGSLTSQHQPAETVLAAPQEVAGLGGETFDDIVCFCSDAEVIEACAKLLGTRGVLCVVLGGGRIDRKVSLDIGRVHYDFIRFCGTTGDDPADGYAWIPATGELRTGDKVAIIGAAGPMGQMHTMRAVTSGVPGVTVTGTDVSDDRLEHLRGVVGPVAEAREVPLKIVNTSAAPLKPGYTHLSCMVPVPALVSQAVDLAGEGAIVNAFAGIPAGTFGDFDLQGIIERRVFMLGTSGSDVSDMRTVLRKIEDGVIDTTISLDAITGMAGFADAIGSVINRTSGGKIMVFPSLHDLGLIRLAELETKLPHVAEKLKNGRWTKEAEEALLAGE from the coding sequence ATGAGTGACATTCCCGCCACCCAGCACGCCATTCAGATCGTCGGGGTCGATGAGTTCGTGCTCAACCCCGCCAAACCGGTCGATGAGGTGGGGCCTCACCAGATGCTGCTCAAGGTGGAGGCCTGCGGCATCTGTTTCAGCGACACCAAACTGCTGCACGCCTTCGATTCCCACCCGCGCAAGGCGGAGGTGATCTCGGGGATCGCACCCGAGGCTCTCGCCGAGATTCCGGGTTACCGTCCGGGCGGGCGGGCGACGGTGCCCGGCCACGAACCGGTGGGGTGCATCATCGCCGCCGGGGAACAGGTGACGCACTTCGAGGTGGGGGACCGGGTGCTGGTGCAGGCCGACTGGAAGCACCTGCGCACGCCGAAATCGAACGGTGCGTTCGGCTACAACTTCGAGGGTGCGCTGCAGGAGTACGTCGTCATCGACGAACGCTGCGTGGTCTCGCCGTCGGGTGAGGAGTTCCTGATCCACGTCACTGACGGGCCGTCGGCGGCCGCCGTCGGGCTGATCGAGCCGTGGGCCACCGTGGAGGGTTCCTACGCGTGGGCGGAGCGCAATCACGTCGCCGACGGTGGCCGGTTGCTGGTGGTCGGCGACGGTGACCTCGGTTCCCTCACGTCGCAGCACCAACCTGCGGAGACGGTGCTGGCCGCCCCGCAGGAGGTCGCGGGACTGGGCGGGGAGACCTTCGACGACATCGTCTGTTTCTGCTCCGACGCCGAGGTGATCGAGGCCTGCGCGAAGCTGCTCGGCACGCGCGGCGTGCTGTGCGTCGTGCTGGGCGGTGGGAGGATCGACCGCAAGGTGAGCCTGGACATCGGTCGCGTGCACTACGACTTCATCCGGTTCTGCGGCACCACCGGCGACGATCCTGCCGACGGTTACGCCTGGATTCCCGCGACGGGTGAGCTGCGCACCGGCGACAAGGTGGCGATCATCGGGGCCGCCGGCCCGATGGGGCAGATGCACACCATGCGGGCCGTCACCTCCGGGGTGCCGGGCGTCACCGTCACGGGCACCGACGTGAGCGACGACCGCCTGGAGCACCTGCGCGGGGTCGTGGGACCGGTGGCCGAAGCCCGGGAGGTGCCGCTGAAGATCGTCAACACCAGCGCCGCCCCGCTGAAACCCGGCTACACCCACCTGTCCTGCATGGTGCCAGTGCCGGCTCTGGTCTCGCAGGCCGTCGACTTGGCCGGTGAGGGCGCGATCGTCAACGCCTTCGCGGGCATTCCCGCGGGCACATTCGGCGACTTCGACCTCCAGGGGATCATCGAGCGTCGCGTGTTCATGCTGGGCACCTCCGGGTCGGACGTCTCGGACATGCGCACGGTGCTGCGGAAGATCGAGGACGGTGTGATCGACACCACCATCTCCCTCGACGCCATCACCGGCATGGCGGGGTTCGCCGATGCCATCGGTTCGGTCATCAACCGCACCTCGGGAGGAAAGATCATGGTCTTCCCGTCGCTGCACGACCTCGGTCTGATCCGCCTGGCCGAGCTGGAGACCAAACTCCCGCACGTCGCGGAGAAACTGAAGAACGGCCGCTGGACGAAGGAGGCCGAGGAGGCCCTGCTGGCGGGGGAGTGA
- a CDS encoding NACHT domain-containing protein, protein MAMARRSELVDALAAVAVSALSGPLGAIGVSAASELVKLLQKARGRTSEEKELQKQVREAITAWADGERLDQDVVERGLAWAIEYVQAAGCQHELIADADFDPTQAAEAVLTQAKEKDDFWGTDPEYGVAERAVHVTYNALCPKLKAEGGVVLAAIQASRHEIRGSIDQLREDLLGIADRHELIDYLEKQIRDWDYSPWTQGRKWSQNRKPSLLERTLEIEDEHKTMSPAKALEGVWLLTVLGGPGSGKTWLARRIAREAAETALEKLRDPRVDPASVEFPLVTTVAEWVKRHETGFEGLVEAALPHESQEKILRLVLHPGARVLAVADSLDEGVSVNSARTLLNSLTSSPTRRLVVTSRPEAWHSATAGLRTKQDTRVGTLTELRYPADVHGYVEAWFTENPPTAQHLIRQLERRRELRATATSPLLLTFYCMLTEQEPDQELPRRRRELYRTIIDLLLAGGWETTEEHVDTDACRAILQQWAWDAVKDAITPAGLGVWPETITTNRTPPHVSAAMERALDNVAPKQERPRSSLYDHTRVKRRFLHRTLWEYLVSEHIATTFSAAKAAKALLPHIWFDPDWHITLPMAIAAHKKRSKLVDQLWSYHTDPPTPAQEVVNIYLEALMLEVAAQTDPEDWNKANQARIRSLRENLAPHHPELIVGSAHWGGLNHIEIILTALTHATPWAVPGLIGTLLRLKPSDKERAEAHRTILTQLTSRISKNSPNIVSALLELKINKEKQKETRQAILTALPKAQPLEVPDLARALLKLKPNNKERTKARHAILTALPATYSWGVSKLVRALLELEPNHKERTEAHRKILIEFATVLTQLTYDNSQQIPDIVDALLDLKPNNEERTEIRQVILAQLIYTNPKNVPKSVHALLKLDPNDEELAEARQTILIALIYTDWWKVPDLIHVLLDLKPNYEERVEICRIILAILTNADPLSANPGTDPWKIPDLVGALPDLELNDEERAEIRRTIFTQLNPNDPWKAPNSVRALLGLEPNDEERAEIRQTILAALSCTYSWGVPDLVHALLTLKADDKEKTEARQAILAQLAHANPWKIPDLVHALSELKPNNKEQAEARQTILTQLPNTDPREVPNLIDTLLELSPNNKEQAEARQTILTQLPNTDPREVPNLIDTLLELSPNNKELKEARQTILTQLPNTDPREVPNLIDTLLELSPNNKELKEARQTILTQLPNTDPKKISRLVRMLSKLGLLPEERTEICQAILASLPEVNSETLYGLVDLLRQLTSVDDWFAALGIEST, encoded by the coding sequence ATGGCGATGGCGCGGCGGTCCGAGTTGGTGGACGCGCTGGCAGCCGTAGCGGTCAGTGCCCTGAGCGGACCGCTCGGAGCGATTGGGGTGAGCGCCGCCAGCGAGTTGGTGAAGCTCCTCCAGAAAGCCCGGGGCCGAACGTCTGAGGAAAAGGAACTGCAGAAACAGGTCCGGGAAGCGATCACCGCGTGGGCCGATGGCGAACGCCTCGACCAGGACGTCGTGGAACGCGGACTGGCCTGGGCGATCGAGTACGTTCAGGCAGCTGGATGCCAGCACGAGTTGATCGCCGACGCGGACTTCGATCCCACGCAAGCAGCCGAGGCCGTGCTTACGCAGGCCAAGGAGAAAGATGATTTTTGGGGAACGGACCCCGAGTACGGCGTCGCGGAACGCGCCGTGCACGTCACCTATAACGCACTGTGCCCGAAGCTCAAGGCCGAGGGCGGCGTGGTCCTGGCGGCGATCCAGGCGTCTCGGCACGAGATACGCGGCAGCATCGACCAGCTGCGCGAGGACCTGCTGGGAATAGCGGACAGGCACGAACTGATCGACTACTTGGAGAAACAGATTCGGGATTGGGATTACTCGCCGTGGACTCAAGGCCGGAAGTGGTCACAGAATCGGAAACCGTCACTGCTGGAGCGGACGCTGGAGATCGAGGACGAGCACAAAACCATGTCCCCGGCAAAGGCCTTGGAAGGGGTCTGGCTGTTGACGGTGCTGGGTGGCCCGGGTTCAGGTAAAACGTGGCTAGCTCGGCGCATCGCGCGTGAGGCCGCCGAGACGGCGCTGGAAAAGCTCCGGGATCCACGGGTGGATCCCGCGTCGGTCGAGTTCCCCTTGGTCACCACGGTGGCCGAGTGGGTCAAACGGCACGAAACCGGCTTCGAGGGGCTGGTCGAGGCGGCGCTTCCACACGAATCGCAGGAGAAGATCCTCCGGCTGGTCCTACACCCGGGGGCACGGGTGTTGGCGGTGGCGGACTCCCTGGACGAAGGCGTCTCGGTTAACAGCGCCAGGACGCTGCTCAACTCCTTGACGAGCTCGCCTACTCGGCGCTTGGTGGTGACGTCGCGGCCCGAGGCGTGGCACAGCGCGACCGCGGGCCTGCGCACAAAACAGGATACCCGGGTCGGTACCCTCACCGAGCTGCGCTATCCCGCGGATGTCCACGGCTACGTCGAGGCCTGGTTCACAGAGAACCCGCCAACGGCCCAGCACCTGATCCGGCAGCTTGAACGTCGACGAGAACTCCGCGCCACCGCGACCAGCCCGCTGTTGCTGACTTTCTACTGCATGCTGACCGAGCAGGAACCGGATCAGGAGTTGCCGAGACGCCGCCGGGAACTCTACCGAACCATCATCGACCTGCTGCTGGCCGGAGGTTGGGAGACGACGGAGGAGCACGTCGACACGGACGCATGCCGCGCAATCCTGCAGCAGTGGGCCTGGGATGCCGTCAAGGACGCGATCACCCCCGCGGGGCTGGGCGTGTGGCCCGAGACAATCACGACGAACCGCACGCCGCCCCACGTATCGGCAGCCATGGAACGTGCCCTCGACAATGTCGCACCCAAACAGGAACGCCCCCGCTCCAGCCTCTACGACCACACACGGGTCAAACGCAGATTCCTGCACCGCACCCTGTGGGAATACCTGGTGTCCGAACACATAGCCACTACTTTCTCAGCCGCCAAGGCAGCAAAGGCACTGCTACCCCACATCTGGTTCGACCCAGACTGGCACATCACCCTGCCCATGGCCATCGCCGCCCACAAGAAACGCAGCAAGCTGGTTGACCAGCTCTGGTCCTACCACACGGATCCCCCCACCCCGGCCCAGGAAGTAGTCAACATTTACCTCGAGGCACTCATGCTGGAGGTGGCCGCCCAGACCGATCCGGAAGACTGGAACAAAGCTAACCAGGCCCGGATTCGCTCCCTGAGAGAAAACCTCGCACCCCACCACCCCGAACTGATCGTCGGTTCCGCTCACTGGGGTGGCCTCAACCACATAGAGATCATCCTCACGGCACTCACTCACGCCACCCCATGGGCGGTTCCCGGTTTGATCGGCACGCTCTTGAGGCTAAAGCCAAGTGACAAAGAACGAGCGGAAGCCCACCGAACCATCCTCACACAACTCACCTCCAGAATTTCAAAAAACTCTCCCAATATAGTAAGCGCGCTATTGGAGCTGAAAATAAACAAGGAAAAACAAAAAGAAACCCGGCAAGCCATCCTCACAGCACTCCCCAAAGCTCAACCACTGGAGGTTCCCGATCTAGCACGCGCGCTATTGAAACTGAAACCAAACAACAAAGAACGAACGAAAGCCCGTCATGCCATCCTCACAGCTCTCCCCGCAACCTACTCATGGGGTGTTTCTAAACTAGTACGCGCACTATTGGAACTGGAACCAAACCACAAAGAAAGAACAGAAGCCCATCGAAAAATCCTCATAGAGTTCGCCACCGTTCTTACACAACTCACCTACGATAACTCACAGCAGATCCCCGATATAGTAGACGCATTATTGGACCTGAAACCAAACAATGAAGAGCGGACAGAAATCCGCCAAGTCATCCTCGCGCAACTCATCTACACCAATCCGAAGAATGTTCCCAAATCAGTACACGCACTGCTTAAACTAGACCCAAACGACGAAGAACTAGCAGAAGCCCGCCAAACCATCCTCATAGCACTCATCTACACCGACTGGTGGAAGGTTCCCGACCTAATACATGTACTATTGGACCTGAAACCAAACTACGAGGAACGAGTAGAAATCTGCCGAATCATCCTCGCGATACTCACCAATGCCGACCCACTCTCAGCAAACCCCGGAACCGATCCTTGGAAGATTCCCGACCTAGTAGGCGCACTCCCAGACCTAGAGCTAAACGACGAGGAAAGAGCGGAAATTCGCCGGACCATCTTCACGCAGCTCAACCCCAACGACCCGTGGAAGGCACCCAATTCAGTGCGCGCACTGTTGGGACTGGAACCAAACGACGAAGAACGAGCAGAAATCCGTCAGACCATCCTCGCAGCACTTTCTTGCACCTACTCATGGGGTGTTCCAGACTTAGTGCACGCACTGCTTACCCTGAAGGCAGATGACAAAGAAAAAACGGAAGCCCGCCAAGCCATCCTGGCTCAACTCGCCCACGCCAACCCATGGAAAATTCCCGACCTAGTACACGCACTCTCGGAACTGAAGCCAAACAACAAAGAACAAGCGGAAGCCCGCCAAACCATCCTCACCCAACTCCCCAACACCGACCCACGAGAGGTTCCAAACCTAATCGACACGCTCTTAGAACTCAGCCCAAACAACAAAGAACAAGCGGAAGCCCGCCAAACCATCCTCACCCAACTCCCCAACACCGACCCACGAGAGGTTCCAAACCTAATCGACACGCTCTTAGAACTCAGCCCAAACAACAAGGAACTAAAAGAAGCCCGCCAAACCATCCTCACCCAACTCCCCAACACCGACCCACGAGAGGTTCCAAACCTAATCGACACGCTCTTAGAACTCAGCCCAAACAACAAGGAACTAAAAGAAGCCCGCCAAACCATCCTCACCCAACTCCCCAACACCGACCCCAAGAAGATTTCCAGACTGGTACGCATGCTATCGAAACTGGGACTATTACCTGAGGAACGGACAGAAATCTGCCAAGCCATCCTCGCATCACTACCCGAAGTCAACTCAGAAACTCTTTATGGCCTGGTCGACCTCCTGCGTCAACTCACCTCGGTCGACGACTGGTTTGCGGCGCTCGGCATTGAAAGCACCTGA
- a CDS encoding dihydroxyacetone kinase family protein — MTRLTNDPADFPAEALKGFIAANKRYVKPVYGGVARSTFTPAGKVAVVYGGGSGHYPAFAGWVGHGFADGAVCGNIFSSPSAAQAYSVLKAVHRGAGVLMGFGNYAGDVLHFGQAIERLRAEGIEADTLVVTDDIASGDAAEPEKRRGIAGDFPVFKITSAAAEAGLGFDEVRRVFAKANAATRSFGVAFAGCTLPGAKGPLFTVPTGRMGIGLGIHGEPGVAEADLGSADDVARTLVEGLLADRPAGAGNRVVAIVNGLGASKYEELFVVTSCVVARLEAAGLECADVEAGEFVTSLDMAGVSLTLVWVDDELLGYWDAPCDAPAYRKGSVGSVERDDAKLSQAAAPVDVTTPGSTASREAAEVAAGLLDDVAGMLARAQEELGALDSVAGDGDHGIGMANGSRAAAGAAHAAVSAGGGLRTTLTAAGDAWSNRAGGTSGALWGALLTALGSALGDEKTPDGDDIAAALQAALSAVQRLGGAEVGDKTLVDALSPFVAAFVATDGDLAAKSAAAVVAAEAGTESTRALVARLGRARPLGEKSVGTPDPGAVSLTKVVTLLNSRLS; from the coding sequence GTGACGCGACTGACAAACGATCCCGCTGATTTTCCCGCCGAGGCCCTCAAAGGTTTCATCGCGGCCAACAAACGCTACGTGAAACCCGTCTACGGGGGCGTGGCGCGTTCCACCTTCACGCCTGCCGGGAAGGTCGCGGTCGTGTATGGCGGCGGTTCCGGGCACTACCCGGCCTTCGCGGGCTGGGTTGGCCACGGGTTCGCCGACGGCGCGGTGTGCGGCAACATTTTCAGTTCCCCCTCGGCCGCCCAGGCCTATTCGGTGCTGAAGGCGGTTCATCGCGGGGCCGGGGTGCTGATGGGGTTCGGCAACTACGCCGGTGACGTGCTGCACTTCGGGCAGGCCATTGAGCGGCTTCGCGCCGAGGGTATCGAGGCCGACACCCTGGTGGTCACTGACGACATCGCCTCTGGGGATGCCGCCGAGCCGGAGAAGCGGCGGGGAATCGCAGGGGATTTCCCGGTCTTCAAGATCACGAGCGCGGCGGCCGAGGCCGGGCTCGGGTTCGACGAGGTCAGGCGGGTGTTCGCCAAGGCCAACGCGGCCACCCGCAGTTTCGGGGTTGCCTTCGCCGGCTGCACGCTGCCCGGCGCGAAGGGACCGTTGTTCACCGTGCCCACGGGGCGCATGGGAATCGGGCTCGGCATTCACGGCGAACCGGGTGTCGCCGAGGCCGACCTGGGCAGCGCCGACGACGTGGCCCGTACCCTCGTCGAGGGCTTGTTGGCGGATCGTCCCGCGGGAGCCGGGAACCGGGTGGTGGCCATCGTCAACGGGCTCGGAGCCAGCAAGTACGAGGAACTATTCGTGGTGACGTCCTGCGTCGTGGCCCGGCTGGAGGCAGCCGGGCTCGAATGCGCCGACGTCGAGGCCGGCGAGTTCGTCACCTCCCTGGACATGGCGGGGGTGTCGCTGACCTTGGTGTGGGTGGACGACGAGCTGCTTGGCTACTGGGATGCGCCGTGCGACGCCCCGGCGTACCGGAAGGGATCGGTGGGTTCGGTCGAGCGCGACGACGCCAAACTCAGCCAGGCCGCCGCCCCCGTGGATGTGACCACCCCGGGCAGTACCGCATCCCGGGAGGCGGCCGAGGTCGCGGCCGGGTTGCTCGACGATGTCGCGGGGATGCTGGCTCGGGCGCAGGAAGAGCTGGGGGCGCTGGATTCGGTGGCGGGGGACGGCGATCACGGGATCGGCATGGCCAACGGGTCGAGGGCGGCGGCCGGGGCGGCACACGCCGCCGTATCGGCCGGCGGGGGACTCAGGACGACACTGACCGCCGCCGGGGATGCCTGGTCCAACCGGGCCGGCGGCACTTCCGGGGCGTTGTGGGGCGCGTTGCTCACGGCGTTGGGCAGCGCGCTGGGTGACGAGAAAACCCCCGACGGCGACGATATCGCTGCAGCACTCCAGGCCGCCCTGTCCGCCGTGCAGCGCCTGGGCGGGGCCGAGGTGGGCGACAAGACCCTCGTCGACGCGCTCTCCCCGTTCGTCGCGGCGTTCGTGGCCACCGACGGCGACCTGGCCGCGAAGTCTGCGGCCGCCGTCGTCGCAGCCGAGGCCGGGACCGAATCCACCCGGGCACTGGTCGCCCGGCTGGGCAGGGCCCGCCCGCTGGGTGAGAAATCCGTCGGCACCCCCGATCCCGGCGCGGTGTCACTGACGAAGGTGGTGACCCTCCTGAACAGTCGGCTGAGTTAG
- a CDS encoding alcohol dehydrogenase catalytic domain-containing protein, producing the protein MMRAAVLEEIGSLRLKQVPVPEPGPGEVLVRIEANTICGTDLRIISGAKTAGVRPGVILGHEFAGRVAAVGRGVDGVPVGAQVTCSIVVSCQRCRACLSGREQLCENLVLFGYELDGGLAEYLLVPRIAMDHGNLVVLEKEIPATTLALAEPVSCCLNGAGQVAVAPGESVVVLGTGPIGLLHIALAKLAGATTILAAGREGRLTAATDFGATCAVALTGEALTDEVRERTNGRGADVVIVAVGDLALANQALELAAIGGRVNYFAGFPKGKTASIDPNLIHYREIAVTGGSNARRADVRRAVELLSSGALDVGRLVTHRFPLAEVDAAVTAVARRDGLKVAVMPEAE; encoded by the coding sequence ATGATGCGAGCGGCTGTGCTGGAGGAGATCGGCAGTTTGAGGTTGAAGCAGGTGCCCGTCCCCGAACCCGGGCCGGGTGAGGTGCTCGTGAGGATCGAGGCCAACACCATCTGCGGCACGGACCTGCGGATCATCTCCGGGGCCAAGACGGCCGGGGTCCGGCCGGGGGTGATCCTCGGTCACGAGTTCGCGGGACGTGTCGCGGCCGTGGGCCGGGGCGTCGACGGTGTGCCCGTCGGAGCGCAGGTGACCTGCTCGATCGTGGTGAGTTGCCAGCGGTGCCGGGCCTGCCTGTCGGGCCGGGAACAGCTGTGCGAGAACCTCGTGCTGTTCGGCTACGAACTCGACGGCGGGCTAGCCGAATACCTCCTCGTACCCAGGATCGCGATGGACCACGGCAACCTCGTGGTGCTGGAAAAGGAGATCCCCGCCACCACGCTGGCCCTGGCCGAGCCCGTCTCGTGCTGCCTCAACGGGGCCGGGCAGGTGGCCGTGGCGCCGGGGGAGAGCGTGGTGGTGCTGGGAACCGGGCCGATCGGTCTGCTCCACATCGCCCTGGCGAAACTGGCCGGCGCGACGACGATCCTGGCGGCCGGCCGGGAGGGCAGGCTTACCGCCGCGACGGACTTCGGCGCGACCTGCGCCGTCGCCCTCACCGGGGAGGCCCTGACGGACGAGGTGCGCGAACGCACAAACGGCAGGGGAGCCGATGTCGTCATCGTCGCCGTGGGTGACCTCGCCTTGGCGAACCAGGCCCTCGAACTGGCCGCTATCGGCGGTCGCGTCAACTACTTCGCGGGTTTCCCGAAGGGAAAGACCGCCAGCATCGATCCGAACCTCATCCACTACCGCGAAATCGCCGTCACGGGCGGATCCAACGCCAGGCGGGCGGACGTGAGACGGGCCGTGGAACTGCTGTCCAGCGGGGCCCTCGACGTGGGGAGGCTCGTCACCCACCGGTTCCCGCTCGCCGAAGTGGACGCCGCCGTCACTGCGGTGGCGCGACGCGACGGACTCAAGGTCGCGGTCATGCCCGAGGCGGAGTGA
- a CDS encoding PQQ-binding-like beta-propeller repeat protein, with amino-acid sequence MKAVTHSPNAAARPASRWRLRGAAALMGAVLLTTSCWGTGSETPSSAPTIPSSPESSPPPTPPARLTTAWEVTVTGSGPLLEAHEGLVVAPDLTAGGSKLRMLNWTDGSEVWSVDVSSDLAGFDILRKVPDTPPGQVAMWAETSQQQRTLFVYSTADGSLIGRLDEKPERYLAMAASGAIYEMDTSKEGSVRISRAPSIKEANTKQWSIDLPEEAREWFWVREHDGVTDFCVDGQAGPVHEYACYLSVHTDDGSPVVKDGVWHRSAWVGNVLVGQKNDGPLKGFDQHGKELWTAEVRGGYPLGWGDDLVYVTEGMHRSFVGLDPATGKELWRRDWDGGPWLAPVFDRTPSPQDGPLSVFVPSPSIRTGVLDPKTGQLDLVDHQITKAHNVIPTLGGALLIPTGDYYAPTWIALDPGKPGTLWSDVLKNYDTYSMLDGRLVAYKGDRIALLA; translated from the coding sequence ATGAAAGCGGTCACCCACTCCCCCAACGCCGCGGCGAGACCCGCCTCCAGATGGCGACTTCGCGGGGCCGCCGCCCTGATGGGTGCCGTCCTGCTGACCACGTCCTGTTGGGGCACAGGATCCGAGACACCGTCGTCGGCCCCCACGATTCCATCATCACCCGAGTCCTCTCCGCCGCCGACTCCCCCGGCCCGGCTCACAACCGCCTGGGAGGTCACGGTTACCGGATCCGGCCCCCTCCTCGAGGCCCACGAGGGCCTGGTGGTCGCTCCGGACCTCACCGCGGGCGGCAGCAAGCTGAGAATGCTCAACTGGACCGACGGATCCGAGGTGTGGTCGGTCGATGTCTCCAGCGACCTCGCCGGTTTCGACATACTCAGGAAGGTACCCGACACGCCGCCCGGGCAGGTGGCGATGTGGGCCGAAACTTCCCAGCAGCAAAGAACCCTTTTCGTCTACAGCACCGCCGATGGCAGCCTCATCGGCCGGCTCGACGAGAAACCCGAGCGCTACCTGGCCATGGCCGCATCGGGCGCGATCTACGAGATGGACACGTCCAAGGAGGGTAGCGTCCGGATCAGCCGCGCACCTTCCATCAAGGAGGCAAACACCAAACAGTGGTCCATCGACCTGCCCGAGGAGGCCCGGGAGTGGTTCTGGGTGAGGGAACACGACGGCGTGACCGATTTCTGCGTCGACGGACAGGCCGGCCCCGTCCACGAGTACGCCTGCTATCTGAGCGTTCACACCGACGACGGCAGCCCGGTGGTGAAGGACGGGGTGTGGCACCGCTCGGCCTGGGTGGGCAACGTCCTGGTCGGACAGAAGAACGACGGACCGCTGAAGGGTTTCGACCAGCACGGCAAGGAGCTGTGGACGGCCGAGGTCCGGGGTGGTTATCCATTGGGCTGGGGAGACGACCTCGTGTACGTCACGGAGGGCATGCATCGAAGCTTCGTGGGTCTGGATCCGGCGACGGGGAAAGAGCTCTGGCGCAGGGACTGGGACGGAGGTCCCTGGCTGGCTCCGGTCTTCGACAGGACCCCCTCCCCTCAGGACGGTCCCCTGAGCGTCTTCGTCCCGTCCCCCTCCATACGGACGGGGGTCCTGGACCCCAAGACCGGGCAGCTCGACCTCGTGGACCATCAGATCACCAAAGCCCACAATGTCATTCCAACCCTCGGGGGTGCCCTGCTGATCCCAACGGGTGATTACTACGCCCCCACCTGGATTGCCTTGGATCCCGGGAAACCGGGCACCCTGTGGAGCGATGTCCTGAAGAACTACGACACCTACAGCATGCTCGACGGCCGCCTCGTGGCCTACAAGGGAGACCGGATCGCCCTGCTCGCGTGA